In a genomic window of Desulforegulaceae bacterium:
- the ligA gene encoding NAD-dependent DNA ligase LigA, with amino-acid sequence MSENKVKNKILNLVKELNYHSKKYYIDDDPEISDSKYDSLLKELILLEEKYPQFKVPDSPTIRIGSKPLSKFESVKHFIPMMSLSNALNEEEFLDFHSRVVKNLKTSEIKYSIEPKLDGIAVSLIYEDSVFLRAATRGDGYIGENITENVKTIKTLPLKLSKHVKGIFEARGEVIIPRKEFEELNLERGKKGETFFANSRNAAGGSLRQLDSKITASRPLEIYVYGVGKTDILYGSFEEMFLDLKEMGFRINELNKYNLSPEEVIKVYRNYLEIRDSLSCEIDGAVVKVEDFKFHQILGATSKAPRWAIAIKFPGREETTKILDITVQVGRTGVLTPVAELEPVKISGALIKRATLHNMDEIERKDIRIGDSVFVQRSGDVIPKIIKVVKSKRVGKELKFEMPAKCPSCGEQIIKDEEQAAHRCVNLSCPAQLKEKIRHFTSKSGFDIDGFGEKTVEQLVSKGLVKEFSDIFKLSKDEVSALERMGDKSASNLIDSINNSKTTTLDVFIYSLGIKNVGKHMSEVLASKFETFDDFLSAEETKLLSIEGIGPEAAKEIKSFFGNETNKKIISNLFNCGIKIENLTFQQPSKQTKITDKTFVITGKMEGYTRTELEKLIKDMGGKVSNSISKNTDYLIAGEKAGSKIDRAESLGVKIIDLNYLEKKLLGNN; translated from the coding sequence ATGTCAGAAAATAAAGTTAAAAATAAAATTTTAAATCTTGTTAAAGAATTAAATTATCATTCTAAAAAATATTATATAGATGATGATCCTGAAATTTCAGATTCAAAATACGATTCTTTATTAAAAGAACTTATTTTACTTGAAGAAAAATATCCCCAGTTTAAAGTTCCTGATTCTCCTACAATAAGAATAGGTTCCAAACCCCTTTCTAAATTTGAATCAGTAAAACATTTTATTCCAATGATGAGTTTGAGCAACGCTTTAAATGAAGAAGAGTTTTTAGATTTTCATTCAAGGGTTGTAAAAAACTTAAAAACTTCAGAAATAAAATATTCAATAGAGCCAAAACTTGATGGAATTGCAGTTTCTCTTATTTATGAGGATTCGGTTTTTTTAAGGGCTGCAACAAGGGGGGATGGATATATTGGGGAAAATATTACAGAAAATGTAAAAACCATAAAAACCCTACCCTTAAAACTTTCCAAACATGTAAAAGGTATTTTTGAAGCAAGAGGAGAAGTAATAATTCCAAGGAAAGAATTTGAAGAACTTAATCTTGAAAGGGGAAAAAAGGGTGAGACTTTCTTTGCCAACTCAAGAAATGCAGCAGGGGGTTCACTAAGGCAGCTTGATTCAAAAATTACAGCTTCAAGACCTCTTGAAATTTATGTTTACGGGGTTGGCAAAACTGATATCTTATATGGCTCTTTTGAAGAAATGTTTTTAGATTTAAAGGAAATGGGATTTAGAATAAATGAACTTAATAAATATAATTTGTCCCCTGAAGAAGTAATAAAAGTTTATAGAAATTATCTTGAAATAAGAGACAGTCTTTCCTGTGAAATTGATGGAGCTGTTGTAAAAGTTGAAGATTTCAAATTTCATCAAATTCTTGGAGCCACTTCAAAAGCCCCAAGATGGGCAATTGCAATAAAGTTTCCAGGCAGGGAGGAAACAACAAAAATTCTGGATATAACAGTTCAGGTGGGAAGAACAGGTGTGCTTACGCCGGTTGCAGAACTTGAGCCTGTTAAAATCTCAGGAGCTTTGATAAAGAGAGCTACCCTTCATAATATGGACGAAATTGAAAGAAAAGACATAAGAATTGGGGACAGTGTTTTTGTTCAAAGGTCAGGGGATGTAATTCCAAAAATTATAAAAGTCGTTAAATCAAAAAGAGTTGGTAAAGAGCTTAAATTTGAAATGCCAGCCAAATGTCCTTCATGTGGTGAACAAATTATAAAAGATGAAGAGCAGGCAGCACACAGATGTGTAAATCTTTCATGTCCAGCCCAGCTTAAGGAAAAAATAAGGCATTTTACTTCAAAATCAGGATTTGATATTGACGGTTTTGGAGAAAAAACAGTTGAACAACTCGTAAGTAAAGGGTTGGTAAAAGAATTTTCTGATATTTTCAAGCTTTCAAAAGACGAGGTTTCGGCACTTGAAAGAATGGGAGATAAATCAGCATCAAATCTTATTGATTCAATAAATAATTCAAAAACAACAACTCTTGATGTGTTTATTTATTCTCTTGGGATAAAAAATGTAGGAAAACATATGTCTGAAGTTTTAGCCTCAAAGTTTGAAACATTTGATGATTTTTTAAGTGCAGAAGAAACAAAGCTTTTAAGTATTGAAGGCATAGGTCCTGAAGCAGCAAAGGAAATAAAATCTTTTTTTGGAAATGAAACAAACAAAAAAATAATATCAAATTTGTTTAATTGTGGAATTAAAATAGAAAATTTAACCTTTCAACAACCATCCAAACAAACAAAAATCACTGATAAAACTTTTGTGATAACAGGTAAAATGGAAGGGTATACTAGAACAGAGCTTGAAAAACTTATTAAAGATATGGGCGGTAAGGTTTCAAATAGCATAAGCAAAAACACAGATTATCTTATTGCCGGTGAAAAAGCAGGCTCAAAAATTGACAGGGCTGAAAGTTTAGGGGTTAAAATAATTGATTTGAATTACTTAGAAAAAAAACTTTTGGGCAATAATTGA
- a CDS encoding nucleoside phosphorylase: MSSRILPYQNKRDSKGLVRPLILSKKPLPGKGVLSAVKKDFDFLRQNISFKERGFGFLMSQVYSSDSGFIAGPYFGAPHAVAVLESLVCSGADNILAIGWCGSLSSDLKLGDLIIPSSFEYEDSTYKSYALDEEIKFDSDFQVKIKKSLNKNNILFKEEKIWTTNAIFRETREKIDFFKNKGSTCVEMENSALYHAAKFLNINLICINIVSDFVSGKKWVQGFKSKEFNESRKKIINWAADYVRK; encoded by the coding sequence ATGAGCTCCAGGATCTTGCCTTACCAGAATAAAAGAGATTCTAAAGGGCTTGTAAGACCTTTAATTTTATCTAAAAAACCTCTTCCTGGAAAAGGAGTTTTATCTGCAGTAAAAAAAGATTTTGATTTTTTACGCCAGAACATTTCATTTAAGGAAAGAGGTTTTGGTTTTTTAATGAGCCAGGTTTACTCTTCAGACTCAGGGTTTATTGCAGGCCCTTATTTTGGAGCTCCTCATGCTGTTGCTGTGCTTGAGTCTCTTGTTTGTTCAGGAGCAGATAATATTCTAGCAATTGGATGGTGTGGAAGTTTAAGCTCTGATTTAAAATTAGGGGATTTAATAATTCCTTCATCCTTTGAATATGAAGATTCAACATATAAAAGCTATGCTTTAGATGAAGAAATAAAATTTGATTCAGATTTTCAAGTTAAAATTAAAAAAAGTTTAAATAAAAACAATATTTTGTTTAAGGAAGAAAAAATCTGGACTACAAATGCAATTTTTCGTGAAACAAGGGAGAAAATTGATTTCTTTAAAAACAAGGGCTCAACCTGTGTTGAAATGGAAAATTCTGCACTTTACCATGCTGCTAAATTTTTAAATATCAATCTTATTTGTATAAATATTGTTTCAGATTTTGTTTCAGGCAAGAAATGGGTTCAAGGGTTTAAATCAAAGGAGTTTAATGAATCAAGAAAAAAAATTATTAACTGGGCAGCAGACTATGTCAGAAAATAA
- the glyS gene encoding glycine--tRNA ligase subunit beta has protein sequence MTDFLFEISTEELPAGYIKPALDFMSSFLEKNLSDKRIDFKKVYKFSTPRRLALIINKISSEQKKAQTKIMGPPEKVAFKDGKLQTPGIKFAEKNGVLPNNIQIEETKKGNYIFVLKNEDVFSTKDILKKLLPELVTKIPFPKSMRWADLDLTFARPVKGFIALIGSELIEFEVEGIKSSRSTTGHRFHHSGELVIENPDQYEKKLKKAFVIADREKRRDFIKSEIKKAGLEAGGRVYEDLGLLDEVTNLVEYPVIFTGKFEERFLKLPDEVLYTAMKNHQKYFAVLDENGKMLPYFITVSNIKPLKDEIVIKGNEKVLRARLSDADFFFDADLEADFETWNKELENVMFQAKLGSIGEKVSRIKKNTEFICEKLGFDENETENAKITGSLSKSDLVSKMVDEFAELQGIMGRIYAKNMGYPDEVSIGIEEHYMPVSAGAKLPETKSGYCVSLADKLDSICGCFSIGLVPTGASDPYALRRQCIGIIQILKAKKGFISLKEMVTFSLEQFSSLMTKDKDIILNEVMEFFAVRMEQILVDEGYLRDLVSAVISADFDLIPNVWERVSAITALRQKDKESFATLASGFKRVENILKKIKIETDLIDESLFESSEEKALYSKAKDIKEKSALFVSEGKIKEALFEVSSIKDEVDSFFDHVMVMSDNEKIKNNRIALLSNISNIFKGFADFSRISG, from the coding sequence ATGACTGATTTTTTATTTGAAATATCAACAGAAGAACTTCCAGCAGGATATATAAAACCTGCTCTTGATTTTATGTCTTCATTCCTTGAAAAAAATCTTTCAGATAAAAGAATAGATTTTAAAAAAGTTTATAAATTTTCAACTCCAAGACGACTTGCCCTTATTATAAATAAAATTTCCTCCGAGCAAAAAAAAGCTCAGACAAAAATTATGGGGCCTCCTGAAAAAGTTGCTTTTAAGGATGGAAAACTTCAGACTCCAGGAATTAAGTTTGCCGAAAAAAATGGTGTTTTACCAAATAATATTCAGATTGAAGAAACTAAAAAGGGAAATTATATTTTTGTACTTAAAAATGAAGATGTTTTTTCAACAAAAGATATATTAAAAAAGCTTCTTCCTGAGCTTGTTACAAAAATTCCTTTTCCTAAAAGCATGAGATGGGCAGATCTTGATTTGACATTTGCAAGACCTGTAAAAGGCTTTATTGCCCTTATCGGCAGTGAACTTATAGAATTTGAAGTTGAGGGGATAAAGTCTTCCCGGTCAACTACAGGCCATAGATTTCATCACAGCGGAGAGCTTGTAATTGAAAATCCTGATCAATATGAAAAAAAGCTTAAAAAGGCTTTTGTAATTGCAGACAGAGAAAAAAGAAGGGATTTTATCAAATCTGAAATTAAAAAAGCAGGCTTAGAAGCGGGCGGCAGGGTATACGAAGACCTTGGGCTTCTTGATGAAGTAACCAACCTTGTAGAATATCCTGTTATTTTTACAGGAAAATTTGAAGAAAGATTTTTAAAACTTCCTGATGAGGTTTTATATACTGCAATGAAAAATCACCAGAAATATTTTGCAGTTTTAGATGAGAATGGAAAAATGCTTCCTTATTTTATTACAGTTTCAAATATAAAACCCTTAAAAGATGAAATTGTAATTAAAGGTAATGAAAAGGTTTTAAGAGCAAGGCTTTCAGATGCTGATTTTTTCTTTGATGCTGATCTTGAAGCAGATTTTGAAACCTGGAATAAAGAACTTGAAAATGTAATGTTTCAGGCAAAACTTGGTTCAATTGGAGAAAAAGTTTCACGAATCAAAAAAAACACTGAGTTTATTTGTGAAAAACTTGGATTTGATGAAAATGAAACTGAAAATGCCAAAATTACTGGAAGTTTATCTAAATCAGATCTTGTTTCTAAAATGGTTGATGAGTTTGCAGAACTCCAGGGAATAATGGGAAGAATTTATGCAAAAAACATGGGTTATCCAGATGAAGTTTCAATAGGAATTGAAGAGCATTATATGCCTGTAAGTGCTGGAGCCAAGCTTCCTGAAACAAAATCTGGGTATTGTGTTTCTTTAGCAGACAAACTTGATTCAATCTGTGGGTGTTTTTCCATAGGTCTTGTCCCAACAGGAGCCTCTGACCCCTATGCCTTAAGAAGACAATGCATTGGAATTATTCAGATTTTAAAAGCAAAAAAAGGATTTATTTCCTTAAAAGAAATGGTAACTTTTTCACTTGAGCAGTTTTCTTCATTAATGACCAAAGATAAAGATATTATTTTAAATGAAGTTATGGAGTTTTTTGCTGTAAGAATGGAGCAGATTCTTGTTGATGAAGGATATTTAAGAGATCTTGTTTCAGCTGTAATTTCAGCAGACTTTGATTTAATTCCAAATGTTTGGGAAAGGGTCTCTGCAATAACTGCCTTAAGACAAAAGGACAAGGAATCTTTTGCGACTTTAGCAAGCGGATTTAAAAGAGTGGAAAACATTCTTAAAAAAATCAAAATAGAAACTGATTTAATTGATGAGTCTCTTTTTGAATCCAGTGAAGAAAAAGCTCTTTATTCAAAGGCAAAAGATATAAAAGAAAAGTCCGCACTTTTTGTAAGCGAAGGTAAAATAAAAGAAGCTCTATTTGAGGTTTCTTCAATAAAAGATGAGGTTGACAGTTTTTTTGATCATGTAATGGTAATGTCAGACAATGAAAAAATAAAAAACAATAGGATTGCTCTTTTATCAAATATTTCAAATATTTTTAAAGGGTTTGCAGATTTTTCAAGAATATCTGGTTAA
- the glyQ gene encoding glycine--tRNA ligase subunit alpha, whose product MNFQDLIFNLQKYWADEGCFISQPYDTEVGAGTFHHATLLRSLGPEPWKTAYVQASRRPTDGRYGENPNRLQHYYQFQVLIKPSPSDIQEKYLNSLKVLGINPLEHDIRFVEDDWESPTLGASGLGWEVWLDGMEITQFTYFQMTGSIEVKPVSVEITYGLERIAMYIQGVDNVYDLKWNDELNYGDLFHTQEVEQSKYNFELANVSLLHEFFSSYESEAHRLIKEEVVLPAYEFCLKCSHTFNLLDARGAISVTERTGYIGRIRKIARECSEAYLEQRKEMGFPLLKKQNTGN is encoded by the coding sequence ATGAATTTTCAAGATCTTATTTTTAATCTTCAAAAATACTGGGCAGATGAAGGATGTTTTATATCACAGCCCTATGATACTGAAGTGGGAGCAGGAACTTTTCATCATGCAACTCTTCTCAGATCTTTAGGCCCTGAGCCCTGGAAAACTGCCTATGTTCAGGCATCAAGAAGGCCAACAGACGGAAGGTATGGAGAAAATCCAAACAGACTCCAGCATTATTATCAGTTTCAGGTTTTAATTAAACCTTCTCCTTCCGATATTCAGGAAAAATATTTAAATAGTTTAAAAGTTTTAGGAATCAATCCTCTTGAGCATGATATCCGTTTTGTGGAAGATGATTGGGAATCTCCAACTCTTGGAGCCTCGGGACTTGGCTGGGAAGTATGGCTGGACGGAATGGAAATTACTCAGTTCACATATTTTCAGATGACAGGAAGTATTGAAGTAAAGCCTGTTTCAGTGGAAATAACTTATGGTCTTGAACGAATTGCTATGTATATTCAGGGTGTTGACAATGTATATGATTTAAAATGGAATGATGAACTAAATTACGGAGATCTTTTCCATACCCAGGAAGTGGAGCAGTCAAAATATAATTTTGAGCTTGCAAATGTTTCTCTTCTCCATGAATTTTTTTCAAGCTACGAGTCTGAAGCACACCGTCTCATTAAAGAAGAAGTGGTTCTTCCTGCCTATGAATTTTGTCTCAAATGCTCACACACATTCAATCTCCTTGATGCAAGAGGGGCAATAAGTGTAACTGAAAGAACAGGCTATATAGGAAGGATACGAAAGATTGCAAGGGAATGCTCAGAAGCTTATCTTGAACAAAGAAAAGAGATGGGGTTTCCTTTGCTTAAAAAACAGAATACAGGAAATTAG
- a CDS encoding galactokinase, protein MINLEEILEKKSFSASAPCRIDFAGTLDINTFSFPMASLYPVTFNMAIDLRTKVSLNPYKKDYIKVSSKGFEDAVFKSKEAPYNHDLGLVFAICDCFDCGGLEVKIESSSPPKSALGGSSVFSVALVSLLMKILNKEKIFAKNAALRAFLIESAVAGVPCGLQDHLCAAFGGANAWHWTDVSSWPDFTNTSLLRKNEFKNAGKHFLVAYTGKTHDSHLVNTKWRQQFVSGKFREIWNEIALLSHEFCLYFGNKDFSALGEIVNREVELRLEMTPDVLDNSGKQLFELAKQNNCGARFTGAGAGGCVWAVGSQKDILNLKSLWKSKLSKIEGGMLLDTKPESEGLLFESI, encoded by the coding sequence ATGATAAATTTAGAGGAAATATTAGAAAAAAAAAGCTTTTCTGCCTCAGCTCCCTGTAGAATTGATTTTGCAGGAACCCTTGATATAAATACTTTTAGTTTTCCAATGGCCAGTCTTTATCCTGTAACATTTAATATGGCAATTGACCTTAGAACTAAAGTAAGTCTTAATCCATATAAAAAAGATTATATAAAAGTAAGTTCAAAAGGGTTTGAAGACGCTGTTTTCAAGTCCAAAGAAGCTCCTTATAATCATGATTTAGGTCTTGTGTTTGCAATTTGTGATTGTTTTGATTGTGGAGGCCTAGAAGTTAAAATTGAATCTTCATCTCCTCCAAAAAGTGCTCTTGGGGGTTCTTCAGTGTTTTCTGTGGCTCTTGTTTCTCTTCTAATGAAAATTTTGAATAAAGAAAAAATTTTTGCAAAAAATGCTGCATTAAGGGCATTTTTAATTGAAAGTGCAGTAGCCGGAGTCCCCTGCGGTCTTCAAGATCACCTTTGTGCTGCTTTTGGAGGTGCAAATGCCTGGCATTGGACAGATGTTTCTTCCTGGCCTGATTTTACAAATACTTCTCTTTTAAGAAAAAACGAATTTAAAAATGCAGGAAAACATTTTCTTGTGGCCTATACTGGAAAAACCCATGATTCACACTTGGTAAATACAAAATGGAGACAGCAATTTGTATCAGGTAAGTTTAGAGAAATCTGGAATGAAATTGCTCTTCTTTCCCATGAGTTTTGTCTTTATTTTGGGAATAAAGATTTTTCAGCTCTTGGAGAAATTGTAAATAGGGAAGTTGAATTACGTCTTGAAATGACTCCTGATGTTCTTGATAATTCAGGTAAACAGCTTTTTGAACTTGCAAAGCAAAATAATTGCGGAGCAAGGTTTACAGGAGCAGGAGCAGGAGGCTGTGTCTGGGCTGTGGGCTCTCAAAAAGACATTTTAAACCTTAAATCTTTGTGGAAGAGCAAGCTTTCAAAAATTGAAGGAGGAATGCTTCTTGATACAAAGCCAGAATCTGAGGGGCTTTTGTTTGAATCAATTTAA
- the recO gene encoding DNA repair protein RecO — MEQVPLDSVLLRKTEFGDYDYILTYFTKEFGNVSVIAKNAKKSKKRFSGKLELYTLSKIIYSSSKRGGMPVLTEVILEDPFEKIRQDIFKLAFASYWAEIITNWVWANTPQERIYNLLVFLLGVLNKDKISPQAANLYFQVYFLKFSGFDPMLSSCASCGKEMDKNMKTFKFRFDKGGILCCKCSDFFNGSLSAANVKQLLWIRENQFETASKLRFSVKNIKDCTRFLSGFLSYSTGKEFNSQRIIHCLEAKAL, encoded by the coding sequence ATGGAACAGGTTCCCCTGGATTCTGTACTCCTAAGGAAAACAGAGTTTGGAGATTATGATTATATTCTTACATATTTTACAAAAGAATTTGGCAATGTTTCAGTCATTGCAAAAAATGCAAAAAAAAGTAAAAAAAGATTTTCAGGCAAACTAGAACTCTATACTCTTTCAAAAATAATTTATTCATCAAGTAAAAGGGGAGGAATGCCTGTACTTACAGAGGTTATACTTGAAGACCCTTTTGAAAAAATAAGGCAAGATATTTTTAAACTTGCGTTTGCATCTTATTGGGCAGAAATAATCACTAATTGGGTCTGGGCAAATACACCCCAGGAAAGAATTTATAATCTTTTAGTCTTTCTTTTAGGCGTATTAAATAAAGATAAAATTTCGCCTCAGGCGGCAAACCTTTATTTCCAAGTTTATTTTTTAAAGTTTTCAGGGTTTGATCCCATGCTTTCAAGCTGTGCTTCCTGCGGAAAAGAGATGGATAAAAACATGAAAACTTTTAAGTTTAGATTTGACAAGGGCGGAATCTTGTGCTGCAAATGCTCTGATTTTTTTAACGGCAGCCTTTCTGCAGCTAATGTTAAGCAGCTTTTATGGATAAGGGAAAATCAATTTGAAACGGCTTCAAAACTAAGGTTTTCAGTAAAAAACATTAAAGACTGCACAAGGTTTTTAAGCGGTTTTCTTTCCTATAGCACAGGGAAAGAATTTAATTCACAAAGAATTATCCATTGTCTTGAAGCTAAAGCCTTATAA
- a CDS encoding SurA N-terminal domain-containing protein, whose amino-acid sequence MNTLKYTILFCILSAQVCFGAQKLVDRMVAEVDNEIITYRELEKEIEPFVEKIKQAGYSDAEEKELIAEVRARMLRNLVDEKIAEIAAKRSKVEVDEETVEQFLDNIKREQNLTTKELESALMMEGVTLEDYKNKLRQQILKKRLIDYEVRSKIVVTNEDVKKYYQDNLVKYGGDEAFEIWHITIPSGQFDENDKDEILKIFGNIKQLAEGQDNFTQISSEAGSYFNEMKVLSGNLGYFKKGDLSDSIKAVIENLNKGEVSSPLVTSRGIQIFYISDIKKKNEKDFEKAAPEIRRILYDQEVGKRFDKWIESLKQNMHITIIE is encoded by the coding sequence ATGAATACTTTGAAATATACAATACTTTTTTGTATTTTGTCTGCTCAGGTTTGTTTTGGAGCTCAAAAGCTTGTGGATAGGATGGTTGCTGAAGTTGATAATGAAATCATCACCTACAGGGAGCTTGAAAAAGAAATAGAGCCCTTTGTTGAAAAAATCAAGCAAGCAGGATACTCAGATGCTGAAGAAAAAGAGCTTATTGCTGAAGTAAGGGCAAGAATGCTCAGAAATCTTGTTGATGAAAAGATTGCTGAAATAGCGGCAAAAAGATCAAAAGTTGAAGTTGATGAAGAAACTGTGGAACAATTTCTTGATAATATAAAAAGAGAGCAAAATCTTACCACAAAAGAGCTTGAGTCAGCCCTTATGATGGAAGGGGTGACTCTTGAAGATTATAAAAACAAATTAAGGCAACAGATTTTAAAAAAAAGACTTATTGATTATGAAGTAAGATCAAAAATAGTAGTAACCAATGAAGATGTTAAAAAATACTACCAGGATAATTTGGTAAAGTACGGGGGAGATGAAGCCTTTGAAATTTGGCATATAACCATTCCTTCAGGTCAATTTGATGAAAATGATAAGGATGAGATCTTAAAAATATTTGGAAATATAAAACAGTTAGCCGAAGGGCAAGATAATTTTACTCAAATCTCTTCAGAAGCAGGATCTTATTTTAATGAAATGAAAGTCTTGTCTGGTAATCTTGGTTATTTTAAAAAAGGAGACCTTTCAGATTCAATAAAAGCTGTAATTGAAAATCTTAATAAAGGCGAAGTAAGTTCTCCTCTTGTTACTTCAAGGGGGATTCAGATTTTTTACATCTCGGATATAAAGAAAAAAAATGAAAAAGATTTTGAAAAGGCAGCTCCTGAGATAAGAAGAATTCTATATGACCAGGAAGTTGGAAAAAGATTTGATAAGTGGATAGAATCTCTTAAGCAGAATATGCATATAACAATTATTGAATAA
- a CDS encoding SurA N-terminal domain-containing protein yields the protein MKKFILILLLPCLFMGCPAGKKEIEGKVIVKIGDSVVTTEDFEAAFEITKLGYSHNYVLKNLSELKEDVLAQLIEEELILDYASKKGVEYTNEEFINDLEEVKKEYPDNVFEEILKNNSIETAVFQKRFKREMALKKALSSIINKNIEVDEKDLRSVFLKYCKANDLNSEDVKNNNEIAEIVLDTVKRLTIQADYDSLLEELKKTIEINIVKENWADVLKEGRL from the coding sequence ATGAAAAAATTTATATTAATTCTTTTACTCCCTTGTTTATTTATGGGATGTCCTGCTGGGAAAAAAGAAATTGAAGGCAAGGTAATAGTAAAGATAGGGGATTCAGTAGTTACAACTGAAGATTTTGAAGCTGCTTTTGAGATTACAAAACTTGGTTATTCCCACAATTATGTGTTAAAGAATCTTTCTGAACTAAAAGAAGATGTTTTAGCCCAGTTAATTGAAGAAGAACTGATTCTTGATTATGCCTCAAAAAAAGGGGTTGAATATACAAACGAAGAATTTATTAATGACCTTGAAGAAGTAAAAAAGGAGTATCCTGACAACGTTTTTGAAGAGATTTTAAAAAACAATTCAATTGAAACTGCTGTTTTTCAAAAAAGATTTAAAAGGGAAATGGCACTTAAAAAAGCTCTTTCATCAATAATTAATAAAAACATTGAGGTTGATGAAAAAGATTTGAGAAGTGTTTTTTTGAAATATTGTAAAGCTAATGATTTAAACTCTGAAGATGTTAAAAATAACAACGAAATTGCTGAAATTGTGTTGGATACTGTGAAAAGACTGACGATTCAGGCTGATTACGATAGTCTTCTTGAAGAGCTTAAGAAAACTATAGAAATAAATATTGTCAAAGAAAATTGGGCTGATGTATTAAAAGAAGGCAGATTATAA